The DNA window ACCTGCACACCGTCAACCAGGAACTGGACTGATCCAATCGTCCCGGTGGTAACTGCGGCGAGGTTGATGGCAGGCGACACAATACCGATCGACTGCCCGTTGCTCACTCGGCCGATCTCTTCGTCAGTGTCGGCGTTGTAGAGCGAAAGAGCCGTCACGCCGAACGTGATCGGCGGAGGTGGAGGTGGTGGCGGGGGCGACACCGGGCCGTCCGTGAACGTCAGGGACAGCTCGTACGCGGTGCCAACGTCACCGCTCAGGTTCGCCCCGCTGTACGGCACGACCCGGACGATGTGCGTGCCGAGCGGAGCGGCCCAGGCTAGAAAATCGGCACCCTCATTTCCGCCGATCGTGAACGGGGCCTCCGACTCCACGCGAACCTGCTGCCCGTCGATCAGGAACTCGACCGAACCGACGACGCCACTTGTTACGGCGAGCAGACTAATCGCAGGCGAAGAGCGAACGATCGACTGGCCGGCGGTCGCCGGGCCCGTCTCCAGGTCGCTGTCGGCATTGACGAGTACCAGGCCGGTGACGGCCAGTGTTGCGGCAGGAGGCGGCGGCGGTGACGTCGGGGGTGGCGGTGGAACCGGTGGCGGCGATGTCGGGGGCGGCGGGGAGACCGGGAAGCCTGCCACTTCGACGTAATCCAGCCGGGTCGCTCCGGTCGCGGCCGATCCCACCCCCACGGTCAGCCTGCCGTCGGTCACGTTGACCGTGATCGACCTGTTGCTGAAAACGTTCGCCGCGTGCGCCTGATAGTTGTAAAGCTGAACGCCTTCGACCCAGACATTATTCGTGCTCGCCGCCGCCGCATCGCCGACGCCCACCTTCACGGTGTACTGCCCGTTGGGCACGGTCAGTTCCCATTTCGCGCCGGCCTTCACCGTGACCACCGTATCAAGCAACTGGTTCGCGTTGAGGTTGCGATCGAAGACGGCGTCGGTGTGATTGATCGTCCAGCCGTAGGTCTGGCCATAGCGAGCGGCGAACGTCTGACCCCCGTCCACCAGGTAGTCGGCGACGGTCGGTGCGGCGGTCGGTTGATAGTTAAACCGCAGCACGGCGGCCGGCGGCGGTGGGGGTGGCGGCGGCGGAGAACCGGGCAATCCCGAGACTTCCAGATACGTCAGCCGTGTCTGCACATTGCCCGATGCCCCGAAGTTGAGCGTCAGCCGGCCGTCCGTCACGGTGACCGTGGCAGACTGAATGTCGAACACGTAGCCGCGAAGAGACTGCTCGGAATAGATCGGCGTCCCTTCGGCAAAAACCGTGTGCGTGCTGCCCCCTGTGTCGCCGATGCCTACCTTCACTTTGTAGGTGCCGGAAGGCACGGCCATCTCCCATGTGGCGCCGGCCTTGGGGATCGCGACGGTATCGAACACCTGGTTCCCGTTTGCTTCGCGGTCGAAGACGGCATCGGTGTGTGAAACCGACCAGCCGAAGGCCTGGCCGTTGCGTGCGCCGTACAGCAAACCGGAATCGACAGCGAAGCCCGTCACGGTCGGCGCCGACGCCGGCTGGAAATTGACACGGAACACACTGCCCGGCGGCGGCAACGTCGGCGCAAACCCCACCTGTTGCAGAGATGCCGTGTAGCGGGCTTCCATGTCCGACTGCAACGAACTTGCCGACGGATTGCCGTAAAGGTTGGTCTTCTCGTAGGGATCGTTGGCCAGGTCAAAAAGCTGTGTCCACTGCGGCTTGCCCGCCCATTTCACGAGCTTGGCCGTCTCGGTGCGGACGGCGTAGTGCTCGGGCGGACCGATGTTCGGCGGGTAGCCGTCTTCCTCGAAGTACTGATACAGAAAGTCCGACCGCCACTGCGTTGATTCCCCGGTCAGCAGCGGCTTGAAGCTTTTGCCGTCCATGGTCGCCGGCGGGGCAATGCCGGCCAGGTCCAGGAAGGTGGGGGCTATATCCACATTCAGGATCATCTGGTCCAGCGTGCCGCCACCCTCCACGAGGGCCGGATACCGCACCAGCATCGGCACGCGCATGCTTTCTTCGTAGGCAAGGCGCTTGTCCCCCTGGCCGTGCTCGCCCAGGAAGTATCCGTTATCGCTGGTGAAAACGACGACGGTGTTCTCGTCCAGGTTTAGCTGGTCGAGCGAAGACATCAGCCGGCCGATGCTCTCATCAATGCCCAGCACCGTGCGGAAGTAGTTCCGCTGATCGGCCATGTCCGGACCGGTACCGCCGCTGGTGTAGGGCGCGTAGTTGGTGGCGTTGGCCGCCGGGTTGGACGTCACGTTGGACAGCGCCGAGGTCAGCCGGGGCGGAGGCGTGCGCGGCACGTGCGGCGACTTGTAACCGACCACCATCGCAAACGGCGGCGGTACCGCCGCCACAGGCGGGGGAGACAGCGGGTCCGGCGGTGACGTCGGTGGAACGACAGGCGGAGACTGCACCCGGGATTGCAGGTACTGAATCGCCAGGTCCGTAGTTACGTCGTCCACCCAGCCGGTCGTCTGCACCGGTGTACCGTTGATCTCGTACACGTTGTCAAAGAACGAGCCCTGCCCGATATAGCTCGCGCTGTACGAAAACCCCGGCCGCTGCCCCGACTGCACGCCCATGTGCCACTTACCGACATACCCCGTGTCGTAACCCCCTTGCTGCAACAGGCTGGCGTAGGTCACGCTGTCGGTCGGCAGGCGGTCGGAGTTCCCCTTGATCCCATTCTTGTGGTTGTAGGTGCCGGTCAGGAATGAGGCGCGCGAAGGGGAGCAGAGCGAACTGGTAACGAACGCATTGCGAACCCAGAGCGATTCGCTCCGCAGCCGATCGATGTTCGGCGTTTGAAGCCATGGGAACCGCGCGGCAGAACCCTGGGCCTGCTGGACGAACCCCATCGCGTCGTATCGCTGGTCGTCGGTGATGACAAAGATGAAGTTCGGCCTTACCGCCGCCGGGGGCGGAGAGGTCGGGGGCACCGTCGGCGGCAC is part of the Humisphaera borealis genome and encodes:
- a CDS encoding sulfatase-like hydrolase/transferase, whose amino-acid sequence is MIERLESRELLSGTADEPLPPTPPPPPPVTTVPPTVPPTSPPPAAVRPNFIFVITDDQRYDAMGFVQQAQGSAARFPWLQTPNIDRLRSESLWVRNAFVTSSLCSPSRASFLTGTYNHKNGIKGNSDRLPTDSVTYASLLQQGGYDTGYVGKWHMGVQSGQRPGFSYSASYIGQGSFFDNVYEINGTPVQTTGWVDDVTTDLAIQYLQSRVQSPPVVPPTSPPDPLSPPPVAAVPPPFAMVVGYKSPHVPRTPPPRLTSALSNVTSNPAANATNYAPYTSGGTGPDMADQRNYFRTVLGIDESIGRLMSSLDQLNLDENTVVVFTSDNGYFLGEHGQGDKRLAYEESMRVPMLVRYPALVEGGGTLDQMILNVDIAPTFLDLAGIAPPATMDGKSFKPLLTGESTQWRSDFLYQYFEEDGYPPNIGPPEHYAVRTETAKLVKWAGKPQWTQLFDLANDPYEKTNLYGNPSASSLQSDMEARYTASLQQVGFAPTLPPPGSVFRVNFQPASAPTVTGFAVDSGLLYGARNGQAFGWSVSHTDAVFDREANGNQVFDTVAIPKAGATWEMAVPSGTYKVKVGIGDTGGSTHTVFAEGTPIYSEQSLRGYVFDIQSATVTVTDGRLTLNFGASGNVQTRLTYLEVSGLPGSPPPPPPPPPAAVLRFNYQPTAAPTVADYLVDGGQTFAARYGQTYGWTINHTDAVFDRNLNANQLLDTVVTVKAGAKWELTVPNGQYTVKVGVGDAAAASTNNVWVEGVQLYNYQAHAANVFSNRSITVNVTDGRLTVGVGSAATGATRLDYVEVAGFPVSPPPPTSPPPVPPPPPTSPPPPPAATLAVTGLVLVNADSDLETGPATAGQSIVRSSPAISLLAVTSGVVGSVEFLIDGQQVRVESEAPFTIGGNEGADFLAWAAPLGTHIVRVVPYSGANLSGDVGTAYELSLTFTDGPVSPPPPPPPPPITFGVTALSLYNADTDEEIGRVSNGQSIGIVSPAINLAAVTTGTIGSVQFLVDGVQVGVDNGGPYTIGGDVAGDPLRDMLPWNGPLGTHTIRAVAYSGPDLTGVAGGFVEFSVTLTDGVSPPPTVPPPPPPPPPPPPPPPPSPPPVFGVTGLSLVNAETDAVLGAVSAGQSIALASPAINLSAVTTGVIGSVQFLIDGVETRVDNDGPYTIGGDITGDILPWSGPTGAHTIRAVAYAGPDKSGEIGGFAEFQLTLTDGTSPPTVPPPPTSPPPTSPPPPTTLKFNFQPASAPVVPGYAPDSGLVYAARNGQSYGWLTNHADVAFDRNATASQLLDTHIAVKAGGKWELAVPNGQYAVTVGVGDSAASSRNNVYVEGAQFFNYLSLGANNYGARTLTVTVTDGKLTMGVGSSPTGQTRVDYIEVAGVPVSPPPTSPPPTSPPPTSPPPPSIGAVKVSFQPAAAPVVSGYLVDSGLVYGARNGRTYGWSASHADVVVDRNINANQLLDTSVAVKAAGKWEMAVANGTYTVTVGVGDAGAASQNNVWIEGQQLFNYVSLNANNFSTRSLTVTVTDGKLTFGIGSIAGGKTRLNFIEIA